A part of Fusarium oxysporum Fo47 chromosome III, complete sequence genomic DNA contains:
- a CDS encoding uncharacterized protein (expressed protein) translates to MRAIMNPLSLILTTSNSLFTSKNNDAGTHVISAIPNSATPNSPPCISSGDRRVLLVTHPYRSVAFEPRQIEGCD, encoded by the exons ATCATGAACCCGCTGAGTCTCATTCTTACAACCTCCAATTCCCTCTTCACGTCCAAAAATAACGACGCCGGCACCCATGTCATCAGCGCTATCCCTAATTCTGCCACGCCGAATTCTCCTCCGTGTATCTCCAGCGGAGACCGGCGGGTGTTACTAGTGACTCACCCCTACCGCT CAGTCGCTTTTGAGCCTCGCCAAATCGAGGGATGTGATTAG